A window from Pan paniscus chromosome 14, NHGRI_mPanPan1-v2.0_pri, whole genome shotgun sequence encodes these proteins:
- the SHISA2 gene encoding protein shisa-2 homolog, protein MWGARRSSVSSSRNAASLLQLLLAALLAAGARASGEYCHGWLDAQGVWRIGFQCPERFDGGDATICCGSCALRYCCSSAEARLDQGGCDNDRQQGAGEPGRADKDGPDGSAVPIYVPFLIVGSVFVAFIILGSLVAACCCRCLRPKQDPQQSRAPGGNRLMETIPMIPSASTSRGSSSRQSSTAASSSSSANSGARAPPTRSQTNCCLPEGTMNNVYVNMPTNFSVLNCQQATQIVPHQGQYLHPPYVGYTVQHDSVPMTAVPPFMDGLQPGYRQIQSPFPHTNSEQKMYPAVTV, encoded by the exons ATGTGGGGCGCTCGCCGCTCGTCCGTCTCCTCATCCCGGAACGCCGCTTCGctcctgcagctgctgctggctGCGCTGCTGGCGGCGGGGGCGAGGGCCAGCGGCGAGTACTGCCACGGCTGGCTGGACGCGCAGGGCGTCTGGCGCATCGGCTTCCAGTGTCCCGAGCGCTTCGACGGCGGCGACGCCACCATCTGCTGCGGCAGCTGCGCGTTGCGCTACTGCTGCTCCAGCGCCGAGGCGCGCCTGGACCAGGGCGGCTGCGACAACGACCGCCAGCAGGGCGCTGGCGAGCCTGGCCGGGCGGACAAAGACGGCCCCGACGGCTCGGCAG TGCCCATCTACGTGCCATTCCTCATTGTTGGCTCCGTGTTTGTCGCCTTTATCATCTTGGGGTCCCTGGTGGCAGCCTGTTGCTGCAGATGTCTCCGGCCTAAGCAGGATCCCCAGCAGAGCCGAGCCCCAGGGGGTAACCGCTTGATGGAGACCATCCCCATGATCCCCAGTGCCAGCACCTCCCGGGGGTCGTCCTCACGCCAGTCCAGCACAGCTGCCAGTTCCAGCTCCAGCGCCAACTCAGGGGCCCGGGCGCCCCCAACAAGGTCACAGACCAACTGTTGCTTGCCGGAAGGGACCATGAACAACGTGTATGTCAACATGCCCACGAATTTCTCTGTGCTGAACTGTCAGCAGGCCACCCAGATTGTGCCACATCAAGGGCAGTATCTGCATCCCCCATACGTGGGGTACACGGTGCAGCATGACTCTGTGCCCATGACAGCTGTGCCACCTTTCATGGATGGCCTGCAGCCTGGCTACAGGCAGATTCAGTCCCCCTTCCCTCACACCAACAGTGAACAAAAGATGTACCCAGCGGTGACTGTATAA